A region of the Culex quinquefasciatus strain JHB chromosome 1, VPISU_Cqui_1.0_pri_paternal, whole genome shotgun sequence genome:
AAATCTCGACATCAGCGGTGACGACGACGTCTTTCCCATAATGGATGATGCGAAGAAAGTTGGTTGTTAGCCGTTCTCTGCGATTTCGAAATTCCTATTTTGTTTTGGCGTTTTGGCGTTTTGGCGATTTGGCGTTTTGGTGTTTTGGCTTTTGGCGTTTTTTCGTTTTGGCGTTTTTGCGTTTTGGCGTTTTTTCGTTTTGGCGTTTTTGCGTTTTGGCGTTTTGGCGTTTTGGCGTTTTGGCGTTTGGAGTTTTGGTGTTTTGGCGTTTTGGCGTTTTGGCGTTTTGGCGTTTTGGCGTTTTGGCGTTTTGGCGTTTGGCGTTTGTTGTTTGGCGTTTGGCGTTTTGGCGTTTTGGCGTTTTGGCGTTTTGGCGTTTTGGCGTTTGGCGTTTTGGCGTTTTGGCGTTTTGGCGTTTTGGCGTTTTGGCGTTTTGGCGTTTTGACGTTTTGGCGTTTTGGCGTTTGGCGTTTTGGCGTTTTGGCGTTTTGGCGTTTTGGCGTTTTGGCGTTTTGGCGTTTTGGCGTTTTGGCGTTTTGGCGTTTTGGCGTTTTGGCGTTTTGGCGTTTTGGCGTTTTGGCGTTTTGGCGTTTTGGCGTTTTGGCGTTTTGGCGTTTTGGCGTTTTGGCGTTTTGGCGTTTTGGCGTTTTGGCGTTTGGCGTTTGTTGTTTGGCGTTTGGCGTTTTGGCGTTTTGGCGTTTTGGCTTTTGGCGTTTTGGCGTTTTGGCGTTTTGGCGTTTTGGCGTTTTGGCGTTTGGCGTTTTGGCGTTTTGGCGTTTTGGCGTTTTGGCGTTTTGGCGTTTTGGCGTTTGGCGTTTTGGCGTTTGGCGTTTTGGCGTTTTGGCGTTTTGGCGTTTGGCGTTTTGGCGTTTTGGCGTTTTGGCGTTTTGGCGTTTTGGCGTTTTGGCGTTTTGGCGTTTTGGCGTTTTGGCGTTTTGGCGTTTTGGCGTTTTGGCGTTTGGAGTTTTGGTGTTTTGGCGTTTTGACGTTTTGGCGTTTTGGCGTTTTGGCGTTTTGGCGTTTTGGCGTTTTGGCGTTTGGCGTTTGTTGTTTGGCGTTTGGCGTTTTGGCGTTTTGGCGTTTTGGCTTTTGGCGTTTTGGCGTTTTGGCGTTTTGGCGTTTTGGCGTTTTGGCGTTTGGCGTTTTGGCGTTTTGGCGTTTTGGCGTTTTGGCGTTTTGACGTTTTGGCGTTTTGGCGTTTTGGCGTTTTGGCGTTTTGGCGTTTTGGCGTTTTGGCGTTTTGGCATTTTGGCATTTTGGCGTTTTGGCGTTTTGGCCTTTTGGCCTTTTGGCGTTTTGGCTTTTTCTGGCCAACATTGTTTGAGCAAATTCTGCACAATTAGGAAATGTGTCACTTTCCATGAGAACCACCTTGTTTCTTTTTACGATGCTGACGACTGGTGAAACCGAAAGGAAAGATCTCCGCTTTTGATGAGCCGAACGTTAGGCAATTTCGAAGAACACACACGCGACACGTAGTCGGAGCTCACTTCCAAAGGGAAGGCATACATTTAGGCGCAAGGGGCAGCAGGAGCAGGCTCATGCTCGGAGCAGAATTCCAAATCATCATCGCAATTTGAGTGAGTCGGAAAGCCCTCGTGACACGAACTCACGCGCGCGTGCTGGAGAAAAAGGCAAAACTTTTGGCGCCTTTTATTACCTCGTGACAGTTGATGGACTGCGATTGCTCCGCGCGATGTCACCTCAGTGCAGCGGAAAAAATGGTCACACTCGGGCAAGCTCGTCTCGTAAATAAAAGCTCCTCTCTGGTAAGAACCTCAAACAGCACTGGGAGTGGAGGGCATTACGATGGATTTTGGTGCGCTTGTATGACTTGTAACTTTTCCGGTATCGTAAatgttctttgattttttttttgttttgctgttctTTTTTGATGGCACCTCGCAAAGACATCAAACTATCGTCAAAGTGAGAGATTAGAAGCCATTAACGTGTACTTTCCGTGGCACGCACGAATGTTGGCACTCATGAGCGCAGCAGCTTTTATTGCCGGAGATTATGAGCCAATTTGGAGCGCATTTGGCAGGTTGTGATAAGACGGTGGAATTGTGcggcaaaaatcaataaaaacttaaatttgaaggtggctATTCTTATAAcataatttatatattttaaaggTAATAAATCGGCTTTCGGTAATTTGGTCAAAGCAAACACCAATTTTGTTTCATCTCGGACGTTTTCGTTTTTATAGAACCTTTTTCAAGATTGAAAAAGTTGGCATACTGAATGAGAAGTTTAAGAAAAATTTAAgcgtcttttttaaaaattgtttttgcaatattgAATTTAAAGAACTCATCAAAAGCGATGGCTTACTTACTTACTAACTTATATTTACTAAATATATCGTGGCAGctcacaaaatttgacagtccgctttgcgcatccCAAATTTTTGAACTTAATTCGTCTTactcattttaattttgaaattttctggaGAGATTGAAAACCAACTGTTTAGTGGATCTAATGAATTTTCTGTTATAAGACATTTTGTGATTCTCTACATGTGACCCCTTAAATTAGGGGGAAAACAAATTATTATTggctaatatttaatttttcaaataatgttaCTTAACCCACCTGTAGGTGGATCTATTTTTTTACAACATACTCACAAAcagaccccaaacttcatgttgagcctgcgcagtctttttttttgttaggtcAGTGTTATACTTAGTATAATATAAtcgtttaagtgattttttttaaaattaagccaAGCTACGTTCCATTATATCCCTCTTACTTATATTTACAAATAAATAATCGAAATCATTTTGTTTGACAAAATGAAATGTGTGTCTGGTACTCTAGGATATTTTTCTCAATGTTTAGAATATAatacaaaagtttaattttattacataaaaaatcggatcaaaactcaaaaaaaaaactgaaagctattcatttttaattttttttttcattcttttccaGGCCTTAAAACCCTGACCTATGGATTTGGGGGTTCCTtgaccgaaataattagacccaaatgtttttgtttggccattagggaaacctacgccgtgttagggtggcccgaaaaatcgcaattttcgacgattttcacaaaaataacttatttcaaaatatctatctccgcgccatatcatccaattttagctgtcctagacgcaaaacaAAGGTGATTAGATTGGCTacttgggaaaaatagtaagaagtttcaaaaatctagccaaaTTGTAACCAGTGGTTAGGTTAGCTCCAAGAGTGATGAGACTGTTGTTCCGCGACGCGTAAATTAGCATGCCGAAAGGGAACCCTGTGAAAGCTGGAGAGCGGAACATCCCCACTCGAGTAGCTGTCCAACGCCAATGGACGCTACCAACGCTGCACGCTGGAGTAGTTGCGCTAGTCACCACCAGAAAGCGCCACGAGAAGGACAATGGATTCGCTAGGGCGAAATAGGATGAGAATGGGGCGAAATGGGAAGGATGGATGAGGATGAGGAACGCTGGAGAATCTGCGCCATTGGATCGGTCACTTGCCTGGTGATTTAAGAAGTGGACGGTCGGACCAGCTACGTTCACCGTCAAGTGAAAGTGAAGTGGAACCGGCGCGGAAGACTAGAAGAAAAGGGTCCATCGATCGGAAGATCCGGACGAGCTGCAGGAGAACCTGCACAGAAACTGGACAACCAGGTAGAGGACGATCCCAAAACAACAAATCCCCGAATCAGCCAACCCACCTCCTTTCCGCCATCTTCTAACGCTGCCCCATTGTGCCCTACAGACCCCTCGGTGTGTACGCTTCGCGTACCGATCGGCCAGCCCAACCCTGTGTGCCGGAAGCCCGTGTGACCCACACGACACCCGCAGTGTCCCCTACGGCGATCGTCACGCCAGACGATCGCAACTCTACACCGTTCCGGTGTGGGAAATGCCGGTCGCGACGCCGCCATTTTGTTCCGAGGAACATCCCTGTCGCGACCATAACCGCCACCGAATCTGCCAGCCGTTACAACCCGTCGACGCTGGAAACCAGGCAATCCGGTGGACTTGTCCACCGAAGTCCTGGGTCCGTCAACAAACCCTGGAGCGTCGAGGCAGAAGGCGAGGAGAGGGTCCGAGTACGTGCTGAAGCAGCTGACCGTCAAGCAGAGCAGAAGTAGGCGTTCCGCTCCGGTGGAGTGTGTCCCGGATGCGTGGAGGCGACAACGACGGCGAGTAGCAGAAGCCGGCGAGAACGAGCAGCGGCAGCAGTGACAGTTCCGGAAAGGGACCCCAAGGAAGAAGGAAGAAGAAGTCGTGTGAGGTAGGACTAGGATAAGGAAGTGGGAAGGACAAGGAAGTGCAGCTTGACTCTGCCGAAATAAACTGTCTCGCGAGTACCGCAATAAAGTGGGTGTTTTGTTTCAAAGGTATAAGCAGGTGTTTCCCTTTCGTGCCGAATTCGGATTAACAGGCCGACCCTGAGGTATTTTAATAAGGGAGGTCTCATCATTGCTGGAGTTAGCCAGCCATTTGTTATAAAATATtggaaaaggtcgtatgaaaacttaaagtgttgttttgaaggtctcgggaccaaaaagcctatgtctgaaaatatttttatcagattggTCTAGGACAGcttaaatcggatgaaatgacgcggagatatgatattttgaaataagtggtttttgcgaaaatcgacgaaaattgcaatttttcggaccaccctaacacggcgtaggtcaccctaatggccaaacaaaaaaatatgggtcgaattatttcggccaaggaacccccagattttttttaacttattctattttttatttattttataaggaTTGATGGccactcacccagtcggcctgggttcgatcccagacggtcccggagGCGTTTTGCGagcgagatttgtctgatcacgcctttcgtcggacgggaagtaaatgttggccccggactaacctaaaaaggttaggtcgttagatcagtccaggtgtaggagtcgtctccctgggtcctgtcctggtggagtcgctggtaggcagttggactcacaatccaaaggtcgtcagttcaaatcccgggatggatggaagctaaggtgtaaatagaggtttgcaattgcctcaacaatcaagccttcggacacctagttttgagtaggaatctcgaaatcgagaacgccaaggcaatgcagtagagcgaataatttgatttttgaaggaGATTGGCCCGAACAATCAAgatgcaaacaaaattttttttttttcaaaaacttcaaaaattcaaaagaagtTTTAGAGCAATTAGCTGTTATCAATTAAAATTGCATTTCCACgcgtttagaattatttttagcttgatttcaaaatcttatgaaattttatgaaattttccaagtttagtatcgcaaaaagatttgtttcgctaaaatatttcttttcgtcaaatctcacattaaaaaaaataatcattgcaaaacatctgaacaagtgtaaaatgcattttaaaacatgtttttatttcttCAATTTATAAGTGCTATGTCACtgcttaaaataaatataagtttttttcgataaagtaagttttttttttcataagtcgtcgccatcgtgctaacttgtcgtatgtgcattttgggccaaattgagttaagaacgccattttgtgcagctcacaatgcctcatcttttgaccttcacagatccccaaaattcgatttcaatcctgagatattcaatgaaaaccaaaaaagctccgaaaatttttgtcactctacatataaaagatgtttcaatcctgtcgtgctatcttgtcactccctgaaaattgatgtaagtgtgacaaagggcaaagggatttcaggtaaggattcgtttgacgcacgtacaagttagactaccgtaaacatttttaattataactcgggactccagcaaccaacttcaaccaaacttcgggacaatgcagaGCATGATCAGCCaaataaaacgtgtttgttattgtttacattgcgtgctttcgtttttgtttattcaaggtcaaacattaaaacgcgtttttctcggaacgtcaaaatggcgggtgcgacaagatagcacgacgacgtcgaagtaagctaatttttatttttatttcgtgGATTTCTTTAACTCTTGATAGTTGTTCTATTTATTTCATTAATGTTATTatcaaattttactttattattcaatttcataaatttcttgaactgtaattattcttaaattccatCCATTcctatattcttaaattttaaagtattctttatgaggcaaaaataaaaaaatctaaaaagttataatttgtaatgttatttttagtacaatcaaatgaaatcaattatcaatcatttatttaaaaatctttggaatttcgttaaattttcaatgtacaaaatcacaaaaagctataatatattttttttgtcaaatcttgcATTTTATGAAGACTTATGATTGCATATCAACTGTATGGATGTATAGTgcattttctaatgtttttttttactgaaacgaGGAAATTCTGGCacgttatttaaattattttataaataaattattcatttatttaaactattttataAATAGATTATAGGAAGTGACCAAGCATGTTTCTATCAAAACTTTTACAACGATTTGTTAAAATagggagaattttcaaataaGACATGATTCAATTTGAGTCTTTAACCATCCATCCATACAAGATTTTCCCCAATAAACATTCCACATAATTTGGAGATAAATTATCTTTTTCCAACCGAAAGGATTCCAGataataattattataattattataattataataataaaataaaatcatatcaaattgttgtttatttttgcataaacctgcaaattagtaaaattcatGATATACAACAAACTATAACATTTAAGCTCCACGCCTACCCGTCGACTTTGGGAATCAATCGTGCCCCCATACATTTTCGACTAGTCGGTGCCACTGACCactattttaaatataatatatttaaaatgacGTCATGTAACTTCAAAGTTCTGTTCGTTTAAATTTTATGCTCAGTACATATGGATTTTAAATTCGAATTTAAATCCATAATTAGTTTTGAGAAATTTGttcgagagtttttttttcccaGGAATTTTCACTTCTTTTCTTTAATCAAATACCCACAAAgctattgcaaatatttttcaaagtttttgtcgtcTCCCCCGATCCTTTTTTAAATTGACTTGAGAAATAATAAAAGAAGTCGTGCAGTCAACTAAAAACAATTCGTCCTTCATGCACTGTCGCTTAAAACTGGGAACTTTTgttctatgaaaaaatatcatgaaatgagaaaaaatcgGGGTCTCAAATTTGTCCCAATtgttgccgaagataccaattCGAATACATTCATAATACATTTGTTTAGACAGCCTCCAAAATTGCAAGGAGAACCCGATAATGCAAAATGGGTTTTTCGGACATAAGAAATCGTTGAACAATGTTTCAACCGAatgaataaacaaaattgaaagctgcgaaaaaattgcaaaacgCTGTGAAAtagtaagaataaaaaaaaattccaacactattttttactatattttttaccatattttcaactttatcaaataaaaaaatatgaagaccTGTTATACAAGAGGATTTACAACAATGTGAAATCTGTTTGCAAATAAGCTTCTTTTAAACAAATATAATTTGCCGCACACTTTTCGGGGTTGATTTACTGCGGACATTGGCAAAATTTATGCCCTACCATTAGGGAAATGTGAAGCACCTCTGCGCACCGGTTGCACTATAATGGCCTGCAAGAACAACCAAACAACACCAAACTCTTCCTTATCCGGCTATAGTCCACCACGAGGAAGGAAAACATTTTCAACCATCATTAGCTCCAGACGTGCCACCGCTGCTCAGCAAAGTGAACCGGAACTTTTCAATTAGTCCGCGACCGCACTCAATGACACGCGATTGTTTAACTTGATTAGTTTCGAATCCACCTCTCCTTAAGCTGAACTTAATCGGTCGACAATTAAACGCACCGTAACGCAAAGCTGAAAAACGATGACAGTTTTCAGGGTGCGCTCACGTAGCGCTCGACAACTAGCGCAAATTAGGAAAAGTAAGCCAGGGTCTTGGAAAGCTCGGCACGTTTTCAATTAAAGAAAAGCTTCTTCCGGTTGAGTTGGACTTTTGATCTTGCCCAGTGGAGTGGAGGAATAAATTTTTGGCTTGGACAAACACAAAAAGTTACGCTCCACTTGTTGGTTTAAGAAGGTACTATGCTTATTAAAGGTTTTGGGTGGGTGTCCTAGCTAAAAGATCATTTAGTAAATATCCGAATGAAGGGGATATTATACTACATCAACCATTGtctaaattaagaaaaaataacactCGACTG
Encoded here:
- the LOC119770759 gene encoding neurofilament heavy polypeptide-like, giving the protein MLARKSQNAKRPKGQNAKTPKCQNAKTPKRQNAKTPKRQNAKTPKRQNAKTPKRQNAKTPNAKTPKRQNAKTPKRQKPKRQNAKTPNAKQQTPNAKTPKRQNAKTPKRQNVKTPKHQNSKRQNAKTPKRQNAKTPKRQNAKTPKRQNAKTPKRQTPKRQNAKTPNAKTPNAKTPKRQNAKTPKRQNAKRQNAKTPKRQNAKTPKAKTPKRQNAKRQTTNAKRQNAKTPKRQNAKTPKRQNAKTPKRQNAKTPKRQNAKTPKRQNAKTPKRQNAKTPKRQNAKTPNAKTPKRQNAKTPKRQNAKTPKRQNAKRQNAKTPKRQNAKTPNAKQQTPNAKTPKRQNAKTPKRQNAKTPKLQTPKRQNAKTPKRKNAKTKKRQNAKTPKRKNAKSQNTKTPNRQNAKTPKQNRNFEIAENG